Part of the Coregonus clupeaformis isolate EN_2021a chromosome 8, ASM2061545v1, whole genome shotgun sequence genome, ATGTgctattctccccgtcctttgtcccaaaccatagtatatatcctatgtaatctgatatgggtgttttcccctacagaccactcccaggaggccacctaacagacttcctctgctttagggtgcccctctaaaactgctccccatatgcttccctaagctgaatcaacatcTAAGCTACCATTTGCCAACGttaacaaagtcataaattccttagatACCACAGTAGCTAAGTGCATCATTGGCGCATATGTCAATACGGATAGGATTGAAAGGGAGCGCTGCTccgctttctccattcaaatctgaAGTTGATGTATACTGACGACTAATCAGCTCCTAGAAATTATCACCTtcatggctgcaaatattgaggtggcTTACCCTATATTGCTCTAAATCAGATTTGGCACATATTACATGACTCTAGCATACAATCAGCAAAATGGAATTCGATTGACCAACTTGAAGTTGATATGATTGGAATATAGCCCACTTTTTTTTAATGCGGTCACCACGTTCATTTGAAGTTGGCTTTTATACTTtgcttgtttgtaacaattgcaaagacaAGGTCACAATTTTTTAAACTGCTTGATTTTTATGTTTTAGTAGAGATTGTGTGCTGTGGAAGGGCAAACGCATCTAACACTTAGCTGTTctagtggtctgaggcagtcagTAAATTATCATTTTCAAGTAACTTTAGTGATGGTTTTGTGCAACTTCTccgatttaacaatgctcctacgacGGTTCTAACGATTAACTTAGCCTTCATTTGAGTCTTTGAAACGGGGCCCTGGTCATTCTGACCAGTTCAGAGGCTCTATTGAAACTTATATTTCCCAAATTGTGAGAACATCTACTCCAGTGCCTCAGATGGACTTCTGGTCATTTGAGTCTTTACAGCTATTACTGAACCAATATAAACGCagcaattttactgagttacagttcatataaggaaatcagtcacttGAAATtgattcattaggtcctaatctatggattgcacatgactgggcaggggtgcagtcatgggagggcataggcccatccactggggagccaggcccagccaatcagaatgaggttTTCCCCACAagcgctttattacagacaaatactcctcagtttcatctgctatccgggtggctggtctcagatgatcccgcaggtgatgaagccggatgtggaggtcctaggctggtGCGGTTACacctggtctgtggttgtgaggcaggttggacatactgcctAAAACGATGGTGGctcatggtagagaaattaacattacattctttgGGAACAACTATGGTgaccattcctgcagtcagcatgccaattgcaggtTCCCTtgacttgagacatctgtggcattgtgttgtgacaacagTAAacttttagtggccttttattgtacccagcacaaggtgcacctgtttaatcagcttcttgatatgccacacctgacaGTTGGATGGAGTATatcggcaaaggagaaatgctaagtaacagggatgtaaacaaatttgtgcataacatttgagagaaattagctttttgtacAAATataaaatttctgggatcttctgctcatgaaacattggaccaacactttacatgatgtgttttatatttttattcagtataatTAGGTGGCTACTGATCCTCAGGAAATGCCACTTACAACGGTTTTTGTATTTCAGGCTGCAGTATTCCCCAGAACCAGCACGTGGCTTGTGGTTCCACTGGAATCTCGTCCTCCCAGTGTTTGGTGATGGGTTGCTGTGTGGATTTGGCCACTTCCACCTGCTTCTACCCAATGGATGGTAAATACTCCCATTTCACACAGCAAGATCATGTTTGATTTTGAATAGTGAGGACTGATGTGTATTGCTCTCCCTTCCCAGAATGCACTGCAGACAAACAGTTTGTCTTTGCCGTTCACCATGACATCACCACTTTCCCTGTGGATCCCACCAAACTTGTAGTTGCTGGGAAGTCTAGCTGTGGCCCAGTCATTGTCAATGACAAGTTTGTGGTCTTCAAATTCTCAGTCACTGAATGTGGAACTCACTTTTATGTAAGTGTACAATCATATTATGCCCTCCTAGTGTGGATCCCGACAATTACATTCATTGTTTTGCTCTTCATTAGGAAATTGGTGAGACTGTGATCTACACAGCAGAGGTACAGACGGTCGTCCGATCCCTTAACCTGAAATATGGCATAATCTCCAGAGACAACCCCCTCAGGTAAATGGGCATTGCTTATTGGGCGAGTCCAGTTAGTCTGTCTTCAGTTTGGACTTTAATGAACATCTCCACATCCCAGGGCTGTTAGACTCAATGTCTACACCTTTTTTAAGATCTACATTTCTATCTTTGCTACATGCCTCTGTCCTAGTATTCCTATATATTGAGCTGATTCACCAGTCCATTAATACACTGAGTTACTTAACTTAAGATCTTAACTTCAAATATTGGTGTTGGAAAATGACATGTTCTTGGCACTTTGAGAAAGTAATTTAATCTCTCTAATTGAGGAGTCATTAAATGCACCTGCTGAGATTGACTAGTACCACATGTCTGTCTCTAGAATCATGGTTGAGTGCCGCTACTCTAAAGCTCTGGGTACCCTGCCAGCAGTGGCGAGTGTGGGCTACATGGTGAAAAGCCCCAGTTTCAGATTCCCTTCAAAGGTGACATCCAAGGGGCTGTTTGGCGTCCAACTCAGGATTGCTGAAGGTATCTGGCTGTTAACATGCAAACACTCAATTGCTGGAACATAATGGTCAACTGTCCCATTGCTGCGAAGACATTAATCATTGCTGAATTTGGTGAATGAAGACAAAAACCCAACCCCCTGACTTGCTATTTTACCCCCACCAGACAAAACCTATGCCAAGTACTACAAGCAGCACCATCAGCCCCTCCGTCTCCTCCTGGGCAAACTTGTGTATCTAGAAGTACGTCTGACTTCTCCAAAGCCAGAGGCAACACTCTTGGTCAACTACTGTCTGGCTTACCCCCGCTCTGCCAAGAATGTTCTGGTGCTCATTCACGAAGGGTAAGCACTGCAATGACTTGGTGTGTGACTAATTTGCCTAATGTTGTACTGCAGATTGTGTATTGGTGGGCTACCTTGCTCTTGAAGCACCATTGCATGTTACTATAGAGGCTGAAACTCTGGCTTGGCTGGACTCTCTAATGTTCCCTTGATTTTGGCATTAAGGCCCTTTATCTatttacccagagtcagattaacttgtggataCTTTGTCTGTGAATGCAGTTTGAAGGAAATTGCTAACTAGCTTTAGCACAGTGATGAAGTCTATAGGTATCTGCTAGCATTGGCACATGACACTACTGGACACATAGGCAGACAAATGGTATCCAAGTTCATCTGACtcggaagtagataaagggcctcattgccaaaatcctgaagtatcccttgaATTATGGTGTGGAAGAAACTTTGCCCCATCCAATGTGTCGCCCTTTCCCTAGCCAAAGCATGACAGACATTTAGGCCAGAACTCCTTATACcaagggtattcaactcttaccctacgaggtccaaaGCCTTctagttttctgttctacctgagaATTAAttacacccacctggtgtcccaggtctaaatcaatgCCTGATTAGTGGaactagggggggggggggtctgagATCCAGAGTTTAGTTTGAGGGCCTTACACTGTGAAGATTTAGTTGTCATTGAGTTCTCTTGCTCAATTTCTCCCCTCTAGGTGCGCCAACCCTCAGGACCCCAGAATCTCCATCCTTAAATTCAGCAACCTGCCACAGAAGCGCCACCAGCGTCGCTTCATGGTCCAAGCATTCCAGTTCATGGATCAACACACCAACAAGTATCTGGATGAGGAGGTGAGGAAGCAGAATTGGGACTGGGATTTGCATCTTGATTCCCTGCATTGGTGTATGTCACATGGCAAATTAGGCTTTTTATTTGTGAGCTGCACAAAGTCTGTCGCAACAAGCTTAGTTGGTATTGAGTCCCACTTCATTCCTCCCCACCAGATCTACTTCATGTGCTCTACTGAAGTGTGTATGCCTACAGAAAAAACCTGTGAAGAGCGCTGCTTTGATGGAATTAGGCGGTGAGGAAGAAGACTGGGGATTTGCCTCTTGAATCCCTGGATTGGTGTATTGTCACATGGAGACTGatgcttaaaaaaaaaatcatattaCTACAGTTGGCTAACATTTTTATACAATTTGTCCCTTTTTTTTAACTGCATCAAGGTAATAAGTTAAGTTTAGTATTTAATCTCACTTTATTCCTCCCCATCAGATCTACTACATGTGCTCTACCACAATGTGGCCCACATAAAAAAACTGAGAAGAGCGCTGCTTTAAATGAAAGGTGAGTCTTGCCCAGTGGTGTTACTATTTTAGTCTtggtggggggaaaaaaacaaaaatgtgggATGTATGCCAGTGACaccacaatacattaattgcactataacggtgcccacaaactgttagggcctacataaagctgtcccaacatcttaccactgctacGCCTGGCTATCAGTGGCGCCTTGTCTGGCAGCTGTTCATTCAGTCTCATTTActgccccctccccccccccaaaaaaagaacatggctgacttgcttaaacatgtagtttctactgacaattgagatgtacaaactatggcataagaggcaatccgtaattttgattaagacattaatgagcgagctaggactgTAGTCATAactttgttcagcacttttggaatgtacagtgacagaattcagaacatgggctgttagtgtacaccaagtcagaaccgtaggataaataaagggtgCATATacgcagacaatgaaagctcttacaatatttgacgATTAcctttctctaaaacaggttataggctacatgtgcaccaccaagtcagaacagtaggtgaaattaAGAGGGTGGAAAATAGACCCAACTCTTAGGGTGAGGCActaacacaacatacacttagtattactttcttagctacagtatgcaTATAACATTTAtccagcagcatacaatacaattTTGGACTCCTTGTTGTGcagtgctcacttgaacaggaaggtggcgcggtggtccttcgtgggcaaactttgtcatcaaggtctggcattctctggatatatggtgctttcaagacaactgggaacacttaaaaaaataaaaggttgaatcatgtcagtgatcttcaggtcgtagctctagaaagggGCCCGAGTTCCGGATTTACAACTCTGCGTTAGATCTTTCAAAACGTGtttttcctgagttcccagttAACTTGACTTCGCAGTGCTGAGTTAACAGTTTTGCGCgtggcacaaatcatgcttcattgactgcatggccaatgttgaatgtatcactttaaacttggaaaagagacccttaatcccagacttgggaccacacagccagtccactgaatagcaggctagtgattgcttgcagttagccactcattgttgaatttccaACTTGTGATGTTTGGCCGATgcgcaccgatacgttttatctatcatTTCTCTTTATATGACAAGGTTTTGCCAGATTGTCGTcttgattcatgatgactgctagctaagattttgaaagtatgttGACATGAGTTCAATCAAATCTACTGTAGCTATAACGTCATtttctgtggccaatgaccttgagcctccTCGGATGGGcatttctaatgtaactctatggcagcacccaaggggcttgaatttgaGATCTACCCTCGGACTTGGTGTCccaatgagtgacagaacacagccaatcacggcacaactagagCATATTACCAACATCtatgctctgtat contains:
- the LOC123491509 gene encoding zona pellucida sperm-binding protein 4-like translates to MKMAWQRNTLLLFLAWPCFALPAAGLERVSEEATFSHHNLDTEDDYTEDSAVVQLGDPANFDSKADREFQVQFEEVPDAKKWVSVTNAAPVSVAVLCSVDQFEVTLPAGPMSEVKILGSNSMLPVLEAPESCGYSLSRGQYQNTLTVRFSGCLVSLQAGWYTLMVLFVNEAGIMDVSTVSCASSPKSSVSSTVNLPLSGLPNARAGPPSSKCFIATPQDPPTSPGCSIPQNQHVACGSTGISSSQCLVMGCCVDLATSTCFYPMDECTADKQFVFAVHHDITTFPVDPTKLVVAGKSSCGPVIVNDKFVVFKFSVTECGTHFYEIGETVIYTAEVQTVVRSLNLKYGIISRDNPLRIMVECRYSKALGTLPAVASVGYMVKSPSFRFPSKVTSKGLFGVQLRIAEDKTYAKYYKQHHQPLRLLLGKLVYLEVRLTSPKPEATLLVNYCLAYPRSAKNVLVLIHEGCANPQDPRISILKFSNLPQKRHQRRFMVQAFQFMDQHTNKYLDEEIYFMCSTEVCMPTEKTCEERCFDGIRRSTTCALPQCGPHKKTEKSAALNERSDCNLPG